A part of Solenopsis invicta isolate M01_SB chromosome 2, UNIL_Sinv_3.0, whole genome shotgun sequence genomic DNA contains:
- the LOC113003128 gene encoding uncharacterized protein LOC113003128, whose translation MLPTRQFVTSLSLDTTLAPALSPSAAGRATRATAENTRERAAPHCAILFPVVPSFRDEREEEKEEEQEEEDDLLEVPRRSGKLGIRTSGKIGIRCLRIRSWFTLLDLLYTALLSDTSMLGNIPRSYAISAGW comes from the exons ATGTTGCCAA CTAGACAATTTGTTACTTCCTTATCACTCGACACGACTCTCGCTCCCGCTCTTTCTCCCTCCGCTGCTGGCCGCGCTACACGTGCCACCGCAGAGAATACACGCGAGCGTGCTGCGCCACACTGCGCGATCCTCTTCCCGGTCGTTCCCTCGTTCCGAGATGAacgagaggaggagaaggaagaggagcaggaggaggaggacgattTGTTAGAGGTGCCGCGCCGCTCCGGGAAACTGGGGATCCGCACGAGTGGGAAAATCGGGATCCGCTGCT TACGAATTCGATCCTGGTTCACGCTACTAGATCTTCTCTACACTGCTCTGCTATCGGATACGTCAATGCTCGGCAACATCCCACGATCGTACGCTATCAGTGCTGGATGGTAA